The following proteins are encoded in a genomic region of Mycolicibacterium rutilum:
- a CDS encoding glycosyltransferase family 2 protein: MTLDVIIPTRDRPTQLAATLTALTRQTATDFGVVVVDDGGSTPAESAVPPNISANLDIRFLRNDTARGPGPSRNRGIEASSACDIVLIDDDCLAVPQLIERHRAALQRHSSSVSLGPILSPPGQRLAVWNQWDADRLAREYARLADGSLAAAWHHLYTGNVGLRRADFVAVGGFDARFRRQEDMELGYRLGRAGCRFVFDAQAVVFHDSDRTLESWQRIPAASARFDVLMDRLDADSDRLSSVQAELRDKHWALRLVRSLIRTAGGRQHAARAAMRAGRLLHGVRADRAGMAAMSVVWDLTYCEALREAMLDPEWSSR, encoded by the coding sequence ATGACGCTCGACGTGATCATCCCGACTCGCGACCGGCCCACTCAGCTGGCCGCCACGCTCACGGCGCTGACCCGCCAGACCGCAACGGATTTCGGCGTCGTCGTCGTCGACGACGGCGGATCGACACCCGCGGAGAGCGCCGTACCGCCGAACATCTCTGCAAACCTGGACATCCGATTCCTGCGCAACGACACTGCACGCGGTCCCGGACCGAGCCGCAACCGCGGGATCGAAGCGTCCAGCGCATGCGACATCGTGTTGATCGACGACGATTGTCTGGCCGTTCCGCAGCTCATCGAGCGACATCGCGCTGCGTTGCAACGCCATTCGTCGTCGGTGTCCCTCGGCCCGATCCTGTCGCCGCCGGGTCAGCGGCTCGCGGTCTGGAACCAGTGGGACGCCGACCGGCTGGCCCGCGAGTACGCGCGACTGGCGGATGGCTCGCTCGCGGCTGCCTGGCACCACCTCTACACCGGCAACGTCGGGCTGCGCCGCGCGGACTTCGTCGCGGTCGGCGGCTTCGACGCGCGGTTCCGCCGCCAGGAGGACATGGAACTCGGCTACCGGCTCGGTCGGGCCGGCTGCCGGTTCGTCTTCGACGCGCAGGCCGTCGTCTTCCACGACAGCGACCGGACCCTCGAATCGTGGCAACGCATACCCGCGGCGAGCGCGCGCTTCGACGTGTTGATGGACCGACTCGACGCCGATTCCGACCGGTTGTCGTCCGTGCAAGCCGAATTACGGGACAAACACTGGGCGCTGCGGCTGGTCCGGTCGCTGATCCGCACTGCCGGTGGCCGACAACACGCAGCGCGCGCCGCCATGCGGGCCGGCCGACTGCTGCACGGCGTGCGTGCCGACCG